A single Maniola hyperantus chromosome 11, iAphHyp1.2, whole genome shotgun sequence DNA region contains:
- the LOC117986444 gene encoding spondin-1-like, protein MAARPQMAAILFFIATWVGFCFGCDVDMAVYKVTMKFLWSEETFPKDYPLYRPKAQWSPVFGQSHNSSYHLYHIGEVAGKSIRTFAQFGKLDELVEKGDDEQRVYDQFSAPAVAEGTGETENMVFVDGEHSLISVICRIIPSPDWFIGVDSLDLCIDSSWVDQITLDLEPLDAGAASGLTFTAPRWETSPPDPVTKHGPRHPNHPASGFYYPLLRELPAIAKIEFAKVKEYTTKELNDMARKELLLSLKRKDLRKGVPRRKVNLVEDYQPIPRDVTTMSNIEQLRDLEEDPVPTEKYNVQDNNVIVVTKAPITTTTVQEFDTGLQNMDDVVLAVAHGKKLGLGKHLPRHFRSRLHHAVNRIQPEDCLVSEWGEWSPCSVTCGFGNKYRHRRVVREKRKKGRDCPALTERRHCGNINSCAHIDYFEW, encoded by the exons ATGGCGGCGCGACCACAAATGGCggccatcttgttttttattGCTACGTGGGTAGGCTTTTGTTTTGGGTGTGACGTTGACATGGCTGTTTATAAGGTGACAATGAAGTTTTTGTGGAGTGAGGAGACGTTCCCAAAGGATTATCCGTTGTATCGACCGAAGGCGCAATGGTCACCGGTGTTTG GCCAATCTCATAACAGTTCCTACCATCTATACCACATCGGAGAAGTAGCAGGAAAGTCTATAAGAACCTTTGCTCAGTTCGGCAAACTAGATGAGCTGGTAGAGAAAGGTGATGACGAGCAGAGAGTGTACGACCAGTTCTCAGCTCCAGCTGTTGCTGAAGGGACTGGAGAAACGGAGAATATGGTGTTCGTTGATGGAGAACATAGTTTA atttcagTAATTTGTCGTATCATCCCTTCACCTGACTGGTTTATTGGAGTGGACAGCTTAGACCTATGCATTGACTCTTCGTGGGTGGACCAAATTACGCTGGAT CTGGAACCACTCGATGCTGGTGCTGCAAGTGGTCTGACCTTTACAGCTCCTCGCTGGGAGACTTCGCCCCCTGATCCCGTTACCAAGCACGGTCCACGACATCCCAACCATCCTGCCTCTGGTTTCTATTATCCTTTACTGAGAGAATTGCCAGCTATAGCAAAAATTGAGTTCGCAAAG GTAAAAGAATACACAACAAAGGAACTTAACGATATGGCACGTAAAGAACTGCTCTTAAGCCTTAAACGGAAGGATTTACGTAAAGGTGTGCCGCGAAGGAAGGTGAACTTGGTCGAAGACTATCAACCAATACCAAGAGATGTCACCACTATGAGCAATATAGAACAGTTGAGAGATCTAGAGGAAGACCCGGTGCCAACAGAAAAGTATAATGTGCaagataataatgttattgtGGTTACAAAAGCACCTATCAC AACAACAACCGTCCAAGAATTTGACACTGGGCTTCAAAATATGGACGATGTAGTACTAGCAGTGGCCCATGGCAAAAAATTAGGACTTGGAAAGCATCTGCCACGACATTTCAGATCTCGTTTACACCATGCTGTCAACAGAATCCAAC CTGAAGACTGTCTCGTATCAGAGTGGGGCGAGTGGTCACCATGCTCAGTCACCTGCGGCTTTGGCAACAAGTACCGCCACCGACGAGTGGTCAGAGAGAAGAGGAAGAAAGGCCGCGACTGTCCCGCTCTGACGGAGAGGAGACACTGCGGCAATATCAACTCTTGCGCACATATTGATTATTTTGAGTGGTAG